DNA sequence from the Daphnia carinata strain CSIRO-1 chromosome 8, CSIRO_AGI_Dcar_HiC_V3, whole genome shotgun sequence genome:
tgtttctcttcttttctcttacGGTCTGTTGgagtcttattttttttttttttttgaaaaaaataaaaataaaaaggagaaacacTCGGCTTATAAGAAGACAAGACAAACCAAAATAACACAACAGCCGGCGCCCATGTAAGAGTGCTTTCCCCTCTCTTTCCCAAAAACACATACAAACATGTCCATATCCTATCCATAACCAGACGGCCCCATCCGTGTTTATACAACACAAGTAAACCTCctttctatttaaaaagaagaaaaaaaaacccgcatAGAGTTcacgaaaaaaaggggggaagttCAGTCAAATGAAGATTCTCATTAACGGTAGTCAGCTGCTCGTTATAACACGAACTGTTCGATTGGTAATGGGCCAATTGAAAAGAAGGACCACCGTGTACGTGGGGaatgaaattatttaagaCCCTTACGAGGGTACGTGAGGGTTAGGTATACCACAGAATTCCCTGGGAAAACGAGGACGTGTACCAAAGTGACTGTGGTTTTTAAAGCTGCCATGCAGTTCACGAGAGCACGAGTCTTCCATTGAAATCAAAGTTTGGCATGAAAAGGGAGGATATTCATAACCTGATATTTTCTAATCTCTTTGGAAACTTGTCCTTCATGGCGACATCAAATGTCAACGACTTTCCaaagtttgaaagaaaaaaaaaagacgtttgaCACGCAACGTTTTGCGTCCGCGTTTGACAACTTTTCACGCTCAAATCGAATGTTGATGAGAGTTTTATTTTCACGGCTCAAACGGTTTTCATAAATGTGTGGACGCGCGCGCGCGCCTCCACTTGAAAACCCGTTGCCTTTCTGCCTCccttatttgtttgtttattttcaattaacgTTTGACACGACGTCATCAACCAGGGAAAACGCACAAGGACCGGATGGGCGCGGATAGTGAACGAACTTTCCCctcacgaaagaaaagaatgacgTACCTTGACAACCGTTGATGGAGAAATCATAGTGGTGTTCCAGACACTGATTGCATACGAGTCCTCCAACGCCCGGTTTGCATTGGCATTGACCCGTTTGGCCGTCGCACGTCTGCGTCGTCAGTGAACCCACCATATCGCATTGGCAGTCACGACAGCCAGCGTGAATATCTCCATATCCATCCTGCGCGTgataaaataaacacattCATCACAAACTCGaatttctaaaaacaaaaactagacAAAGACCTTTCTTCACCTCTCTAAACTAATCGGCTTCATCTACGAGGGAATTAAAACGTACCTTGCATCGATCGCAGTGCGTACCGGCAAAACGCTCTTTGCATTGGCAAAGACCTGTTTCCATATCGCACTGATTGCTGGCCGAGCCATCAGCATAACAACGGCATTCtagtttttttgaaataataatggatatataaatatttatgaaaatttAATGAGAATGTACCTCGACAAGTGCCTTCAGTCGCGTTGCCATAGTAACCGGGTGCGCACAGCTGGCACGAATGGCCGGCCGTGCCCGTTTTGCACTTGAGGCATTGACCTGTCAACCTGTCGCACCAATCGGATGCGCCCACTTCGTGATTACTACTGCAGTCACACGGTTGACAGAAACCGCCGGGCAATAGCGGATTACCAAAGTAACCCTCCGCGCACCTGCTCAGCCCCACCCAATCACATtcaaacgatttaaaaaaaaaaatgaataaataattcaaGCATTTGGAATTCTAAACCAACCGACTAATGCGCAGCATAATCACCCTCTTATCGGATTACACggaattaataaaaaaatatccacGAAAAATTCAGGAGCGAAAGTTTGAATTtcaagccatctagcggccacaTTTTGCACTACTTCACAATTTTGGGGGGAcgtaatataaataaataaaagtttacCTTTCACAATGATGACCTTCGTAGCCGGACGGGCACTGATCGCATACATAACTGTCTGGTCCTGTAGTGACGCAAGTCGGACTAAAGTTGTTACTTGATGGAGATTCGAGCGGACATCGGCATTTCTTGCAGGCACCACCGGAACGCGCATCGCCGTAATATCCTACGGCGCAGCTTTCACACTGGGCACCGACCGTGTTATGCAAACACGGACGGCTGCATACCGTCACGTCGTTCACGTCACACGTAGCAGCGTGACCGTTGCATTGGCAGGCCAAACACTCGAATTCTCCACGCCCTCGGCTGCTGTTGCGACGTACATAACCAAACGCGCAATCCTCGCAAGACAATCCAGCGTAGCCGGGCGGGCAAAGGCACTGTTCGATCCCTCTCACACGTTCAACGCTTTGCGAATATTCAGAACCGACGTCCAACTGAGCCTCATGCaacctgaaaacaaaaaaaaaatcaatacgattaaaaaaacaaaatcaaaaataaatgaattaaagAAACTTACACTCCTTCAATTTGATCCGTGTGGAATTTAGCGCGGACAAGGAGTCGACGCAAATCGTTGAGAACGGTCATCAGCTGACTCTTGGTGACACCGTCGCCTTTGTATTCGGTTCGACGTCGACGCACAATGTCCATCACATTATCCGGAATGTGATACCAATGCTTGGATTCTCTTAGCATCCATGTGATGGTGGCGTTGCTGTCGCGATAAGAGCGATCTCCGTAACCGATTTTCATTCCGCCACCTTCCATGATGACGTCGGGTCCTTTGGTGGCCTTGCCAGCGGAATCACCACGAGCTTTGACCCAAGACACTTGGAATTTGACCACTTGAGAATAGGCGGTCAGCTTCTTGCCGAGGTAATCGTCAGGGGCCAGCCAGTAGTAGCTCTCGAAATCCGCCATGTCGTCATTGGCGATGGACAATCGTCcggcatttttattgttgctgTCCTTCTCGTTGTTCTGCTCAGCGGTAGGGGAAACGATCCGTCTGCCTTGGAGGTCCGTCACTAGCCAGCCATTCCTGCTATTGATTTTCTGAAGGCCTAAATCGGCCGCTGTGCAGTTGCCGGAACGATCGAAACAGAAGCAACGAGAACAACCTTCGGGATTGTCTTGACGGAGGTCAAAGAATCCCGGTTTACACCGATCGCATCGTTCACCTTCGACATTGATTTTGCATTGGCACGGGGATCTGCAACCGGGGTCTGAAATTCCGGCCGTATCGCATCCGCAAGGCTCGCAATTGGGGAAACTGTGATAGCCGGACGCGCATCGATCGCATTTCGGTCCGGCGAATCCTACGCGACATCGACATTGAATTGGGAATGTGCTGCCATCTGTGCATGATGTTCCAAACGATCCCTCCGGATGACACCCGCACGGAAGGCAGGGGGCCGTTAGAGTAGATCCAGGTTGACGGTAGTAACCCTCTAGGCATGTCTCGCAATTGATGCCCGTCGTGAAATCCGTACAATTCATGCAAACACCTCCGCCTTGATAAATGTTGTGAATGCTGAGACTCCTGCGTTCCTTGTCCACCACAGGATCGTAGCGGCATTGATGGGCGTGTCCATGACATTGACATTGCTCGCAGACGGCCGCCTCGCCCATAGTTCCGGCTTTCCATGGGCGTTGATTGAATAGGGGGCAGCACTTCTCGCAATTTGAACCGCAGGTGTTGTGTTCGCAACGGCACTGTGCTCGGTCCACGTCCGGATGGTACGGGCATGCAGAAGCGTGCCCATTACAGACGCACTGGCCTCCGATGGAAATGTCCTTGATGGAGTAGAAGAGCCGTTGATAAAGTGATCGATCCGCTTCCGCAGTCGCGCTGTTCTTGCTGGATAGCTGACTCATCAGATCGGCGTTCAGAGTCCGGATCTTTTGCAGACGGAGCCGGACGTAACGAGCTCGTGTGAAATCGAGTAACTCGGCTGTCGGAAGGCCGGCTCCTGGCCGCCCTTTAATCAACGATGTATGAATctaagggggaaaaaatttatttgttatatattttagttataaaattaaaaaataaatttaacaaCATACTTCTCCGTCTTCCAACGGATCCAGTTTGGAGTAGAAGGCAGTACAAATGACTTCGCTATCGCTCCTGTAAGTTGGATTACCTTCACGCGGTTCTATTCCGTACCTACAGCGCGTAAGAAAAATcgttattattatattatctTATTTGAAaggtaaaaagagaaatacaacaattaaatttgtttagGATTTTAAATATTACCGGGAAAGACATTCAGCTTCGCTCAAAGCGTAATATTGCCATGGAAGGAAAGtaacgccatctatggagCGCTCCAATATCCAATTGCCAGGACGTGGGGAGATGGCAGACTTGACCACAACGTACGCCACTTGATACACCTgtgttaattaaaaaaacatataatGAAGTCCATAAATTAGAGTATTCAAAtctgaaaataataataaataatatagTCATTTGAGCCAAACACTAACATTGTAAGATTTCACAAGATATTTCGCTctataaaaaggaaatggaatcCAACTAATAAACTGGAGAATTTCCAAGAAAGGGAAAACAGCTAGCGGACAATCATAATAAGAGaaatgtgttgttgttgtctgccCAGTTCGCCCTTAACGACTGCCCTTAAATGGTCTTCTAAACTTCATTTCACGCGCTTGGACTGTTATTTGGattagttttttgttgttgctaaatatttttttttttaaaggaaatccATTCCCAATGAAAAATGACACGGCGAAAGATTCGCTTCACgaccaaacaaaagaaaggcgaaataaacgtaaacaattttttttttttcagggaaataataaatagcgtcccacacacattttttttttctctttagcgCGAAGGCGTTTCTGACTCTTGTTGATTTagttcattaaaaatacaccATCAGAATTCACGCAGATGGTCgagaaaaaatttgaagttTGTCGTTCCAATTTGCATATCCACAGcgaccctctttttttttcgcgtttaAACAACTCGTTTGTTTTACGCCAGGATTAATTAAACATAGAACAACTGACGTCAAACTTAAAATATGacgtcattaaaaaaaatctttcctattaaacgaaaattttaaatagaagataaaaaaaaaagcagaatgatgatgaagaagatgaggaagaaaaaaaagggcggactGGAATTGTGATGCGGTGCCACCCTACgcccatcttttttcttccagcgTAACCAACAATCCCCCGGACCCTAACAACGCGGCACTCCACCCATTCAACGCATAGTCACGACATTTTCAAAgattgctttctttttccttcatccCATTCTTGTTTCCCCCCATTTTCTTCTTACATACAAAGCCAGAATTTTTTATGATgattttcaataaaatatttcGATTCTTTTCCTCACAAACCCCCACGTTCACACTATTAAAttacaataacaaaagaattcaTGAGCTGGAATAAAATATTAGGATAATTTCCATACCCCGTTCTGTTTGTAcacgtaaaaaacaaacaattatagTTGAAGAGAAAGGGACAGAAAATCCTATGACAGCTGAATGGCTTTTAAAgccattaaaaaaagggggtcaGTGTCATGATTTCTTGACATGTCCAATCTAACGCgacaatcttttttctttttaaaaaaaaaaacaacctttCAATAGTACCcatctttcccattttttttttattggcatGGCCGTCCGGTTCGTGCAGCAAAACACTTAAACAAGCGCCCATAGAGAgctttaaaacatttttgcctGTATGAGATTGAtcatcatgtttttttctaacgtgGGTACGTGCTTCTATTGCgctcaactctttttttttcccccaacaTTGCCaaccaaatagaaaaaagatcCATCGCTCAAGTCACGCGTCTCCGTGacgaggaattttttttttttgatcctCCTTTATCCATCGTTATTTCTACCCTTTGCAACAGATTTAAAAGACGGAaggaatttttccttttaaaaaagggaaacatatCGACACGTAACGCGCtcccttttttcccctatGCGATCCATCATAGAAATTtaaaagtgaaataaaaattatttgtttttaaaccgGTCGACGTGATTTGTTTTCTCCGCATTCCTAAATAAGAGGAATTCCATTTCCTTCGAGtgagaaaaaacaattggcggtttttttcgtgaaacaaGTTGATTTCACTTTTGTTCCGTTATTAATGTGACTGGTATGCGacccaaaaagaaacaatcacAAAGAGACTTGTAGACGACAAAATTTACGAGCGATAAAAAAACTGATGGGTTAGTGTAGCGTGCGGTCACGattctctttctcttattacaactggatttttttttttgtttctctccctttctcttttcccccgtgtgtgtgtgttttgcttCGTTGCCATTATCATCTCTCTTGCGCTACGCGTATAAATTTTCGGTTCACACACAGAGACAGAGACAGATGGAagtgatgaaagaaaaagaaaattcccgaCTCTTTACCTGTTTCAGGTCGAGGGTGATTGTGACCCATTCGAAGCGGCGACCGTTCTGAAGCGTGGGACTTTGCCACCGGCTGTTGGTGCCGTCGATAACGTTCGTGATGGGATGGCGGTATTCGGGGTCTTTATCGTCACACACCTAAAACAAATTCAGAAATGATTCCCgtgtttttaaattcaaaaacaaattttgaaaaaagattcTTCGGatgtttttccaaaagaatCCGTTAAAGATTCTTGTGAAAGACatgtcggaaaaaagaaaaacggctaTTGTTATTAGGCCAGCACACAGTTTTTAGGAAATGACTAATTCGATACAGACGGAGCAATTTGTAAGAGcctaaaaaaagaagcggCTCTAAAGAGCTTTCTCAGCAGCTGAGAGCAGCTTTTTAACTTCACATGTGGGTGTATAAATAGCAAAGCCGCCCAGGAGCAGCCgtcaatatttttgttttaaagcgACACAAAATGTCAAACTATAAACTTACGCCACATTGGGGTTCACGAACGTAGACATGTTCGACCAGCCTGCAATAGATTTCCGGCCCGTCGGATGACGACTGGCCGCACGTGGCATTAGACGTCACTTCAGCGTCTGCCGCCAAATTGAACACGGACGGGAATAAACCTTGGGTCGGCTTCAAGTCTTGATGATAGGAAGAAGCAATTCCATCCGGATCGCCAGCTCCGTTCATTGGCTGataatctttttttggaaaaaaaaagaggggttTCTCATTAGCATTTATCCTTCATCAAAAGGAAGGCAATTCATCCCGCAACGGGAAGAGGAGAGGTCTTAAATATCGATTTATGCAACTCATTTTAAGAAAAGCTAAAAGAATTATTTCTGTcacgtcttcttctttttaaaccaCCAAAATTGGGTGTTGAAATGAGtggcaaaaagagaaatgacgAATCCTCTTCAAAAATAAGAAGTTGAGCTTCAAAGAGAGAAACTTGAACCATCTGAAAATTGGGAGCCACTTGACTGTGAACGAGCTATTCACTTCATCACATTGAAACGAGCAGACAACATGTAGGCACGTCAGACtactttgcaaaaaaaaagggaatttcaacatttcaaGCAGCTGGACAACAAGGAAAAGATGGCGCACCTGATGAACCAGAGGGGTTTTCtagccaacaacaaaatgttgtGACCATAAAGGCACTTTGGAATAGGGAAGAAACACCACACTTTACGTCTTCCCCTCTCTGACAAAATCGACCTTATTTGGAGATGTTCGATTTAAGGGggaacgttaaaaaaaaacggaattcTTTTACGATCATTTCGGATTGAATCCTGAAGTTGATATCAACGTACCCCACCCATTGAACTAAAACTAAGCCAACCGTGTGCTGACACTTTTGACAAAAAAGACCCGCCCCTAATATAAAAACGAATCCCCCCTTTCAAAGAAATTCCTAGGAAACATAGCGGAAGAACAATTGCTAGCAGAGGGGGAAGATCACACAAAAGGATGGTATTTTAACACGGTCCACGAACGTTGCCTCCCATTCTTTTTGTCAAGTTGTTAAGTGCGCTTTACCACCTGTGGGCACAAAAGATACCAACTCCATTAAAAAAACGTTTCTGCGCGATTTCTCTCAACTTTTATACGTTGAATAAGAGCAGCTGTGAAAAAACTCGTTAGCACATGTCGCTATTCTTTTTGACATCTAGATAGGTGacaagaaaagcttttttggAAGACGGTTCCAGTGAAATTCCCAGTCAATGGGGGGAAGCTATAATAAAGTAGTTAGTAGTAAGTTGCTGTCATGTTTTAATTACACAGCCTGGAGGATTGTTTTGTTGTGGAGGCCGCTCGTAAGGGAAATAGAGGGGTCGTTTCTTTTGGGAAGGTATGGTAGAAACATCAGTCTTTCTACTTTTGCCCGACCACCTACtgggaaaaagaaacctaAAGAAGAACCGTATTTTCTTCATGAGAGAAGTAGAGAGAGATAACGGCAGTGACCTTCTTAACCTTTTTCCTAAAACGTGCATGATACAGCCCTCCTGCCTCTTCTCCccttaaattctttttcaaagataaaaatcaaagaaattccAATCTATCTTTATAACAATAATGTTATAAATATTCTATTACAATTTATGTGGCAAGAGAAATGTTTTTACCTGAGTTCCGACTTTGACTTTGTGTTAGACGGGCCGCCTGCAATACAAGGCTAATCCAGAGCAGTGGGACGAATGAACGATAATCCATGATGTCACCGACACACTCTAgtggtgtgtgtgtacacacactAAACAAATCTCTCCACAGCTCTTTTCAGTgcagatttgttttgttgttttccccCTCTCTTGGCGTATTTGTTCCGGatagataaaacaaaacagaaatccAGTCCACTCACGCTTAGACacccttcttccttttttttttgtcgttgttttgGAAAGGTCTAAAGCGGGCAAGGGACcgaatcaaaaagaaaaaaaccggtCATATATAATGGTCGTAAACACACGCGCATATacaaagaaacacacacagaaagCACAACCGACTTAGACAAGGGCCAGAGGCCGACTGaagggttttattttttatttttcttgaaagcTGTCCTGAGTGCAGCTAAAGCCCAGCCTctctactctctctctctctctctgtgtgtgtatatatatgaaaggaaaaaaaaaggaagagaaagaaaaagaaaaaaaagaagggggggttGAAAAGTACCTGCTGTTGCTTGTTGCTGCTCCGGCGTTTTATTCGTCCCgacattgaaaatttttccttttttttttggtaacctttttctttcattcgtctttttgttgttgacagAGCGAAACAGTTGGATAActacaacaaagaaaaaaaaaggaagggttTGTAATTTTCAAGGCGATGTTTTTGTGCGGGAGCACGTGTGCGTGATTAATAGCCATCAACATCCCATGACTCTTGTGTATCTTACCCAAAGCCACTCATACAACTGCTCTATTCAAGAGATTCCCATAGTGATGGTAATAAAGTACCTGAAAAGAGTAAAATGCATGACTTTAGTAATTTTCCCATATAGCAGTTTTCGTGGCATAATGAAGTTCTCTAGCTCTCTGAAATGGTGGGTGGaaaacgacacacacacaacccaATTACATTTCTTACCTTTTCAGGCATGAAGTGATGATTATAAAGGAATTTACGAGACCTTCCTTGGCTGATCTAGCAGCTAACTTTCTTCAGTCAAGACAACCAACATTTTAACATTTGATCAAGAGCTACATCTGAAAAGATCACAAGAAATTAGTACATTGAAACATGCATTGAAGTAAATTTGCACTGACGCAGCAAAAAAGTTGCTAGCAAAAATGGCGCGAAATAAAATATTAGCTGAATCATGACTCACCACCATGCTGTGCCATCCAACGAATGATTAGAAAATCTGGCGAGTTTCGATATTGAATGAAAAAACGAAAGTCGACAAAGTGTGGCACCCAGATCATATTACATCAATTACATTTTGATAGCGATGGAGCCATCGACATTGCATATTCATATTACAAAATGGTCTACATGCCTTCGAGAATGCGCGATCGCGTTCAAATTTCCTGGTCTTCTCCACGTCGTAGCAAAGTACTGAATATCCCGTGGTCATCTAGCGGCC
Encoded proteins:
- the LOC132088250 gene encoding laminin subunit alpha-1-like, producing MNGAGDPDGIASSYHQDLKPTQGLFPSVFNLAADAEVTSNATCGQSSSDGPEIYCRLVEHVYVREPQCGVCDDKDPEYRHPITNVIDGTNSRWQSPTLQNGRRFEWVTITLDLKQVYQVAYVVVKSAISPRPGNWILERSIDGVTFLPWQYYALSEAECLSRYGIEPREGNPTYRSDSEVICTAFYSKLDPLEDGEGGQEPAFRQPSYSISHELVTSGSVCKRSGL